From a single Miscanthus floridulus cultivar M001 chromosome 8, ASM1932011v1, whole genome shotgun sequence genomic region:
- the LOC136471596 gene encoding F-box/kelch-repeat protein OR23-like — translation MASSSSSDSGRIAGTLALRTSSALVAASLIPGLPDDVATVILCLLTFPDQSRLRATSRAWCLLLSAATLFPLRRSLRLPRRHLLCLFPTDPSLSSPILLDPAAPTAWWPLPPLPCSPQLYGLANFAALAVGRHLYVLGGSCFDARSYPLGQPSASAAVYRLDLANSRHCWERLPDMQLPRGSFACAHTPSAGGLLVAGGGSRHPMFPSIGSRTGSTEWYDATAQSWHLGASMPRDRAGCVGFLARGAGDGGEDEFWVMGGYDGYTTLGGVVPNDVYCRDAVVLGLWSGKWRVIGDMWEEGERRRLGPIASLSADDGRITEVFMLDGNDVFRYDFASNRWLKEATTRRKIPNTESCGFIPMNGELYVLRSAKVRVEASGPWRQLKKKLAMEFQVYNPVTKKWRVLTTHPPVDAPIDFRTAALCTVEL, via the exons ATGGCCTCGTCGTCCTCCTCTGACTCCGGCCGcatcgccggaaccctagccttGCGTACGAGCTCGGCCTTAGTGGCGGCGTCGCTAATCCCGGGGCTCCCGGACGACGTTGCAACTGTCATCCTTTGCCTGCTCACCTTCCCCGACCAGTCCCGCCTCCGCGCCACCTCGCGCGCGTGGTGCTTGCTCCTCTCCGCGGCCACGCTCTTCCCGCTCCGCCGTAGCCTCCGCCTCCCGCGCCGCCACCTTCTCTGTCTCTTCCCCACCGACCCCTCACTCTCCTCCCCGATCCTGCTCGACCCCGCCGCGCCCACCGCCTGGTGGCCCCTCCCGCCGCTCCCCTGCTCGCCGCAGCTCTACGGGCTCGCTAACTTTGCCGCCCTCGCCGTTGGCCGCCACCTCTACGTCCTCGGCGGGTCTTGCTTCGACGCCCGCAGCTACCCTTTGGGGCAACCCTCCGCCTCGGCCGCGGTCTACCGGCTCGACCTTGCCAACTCTCGACATTGCTGGGAACGCCTTCCCGACATGCAGCTCCCGCGGGGGAGTTTCGCGTGTGCCCACACGCCCAGTGCTGGCGGGCTCCTTGTCGCCGGTGGCGGGTCCCGACACCCCATGTTCCCCTCCATCGGCAGCCGCACGGGCAGCACCGAGTGGTATGATGCCACCGCGCAGTCGTGGCACCTTGGTGCCTCGATGCCTCGTGATCGGGCTGGGTGCGTGGGGTTCTTGGCACGCGGAGCAGGGGACGGTGGTGAGGATGAGTTCTGGGTGATGGGCGGCTATGACGGATACACCACGTTGGGAGGCGTGGTGCCAAATGACGTGTACTGCCGGGATGCGGTGGTGCTTGGACTATGGAGTGGTAAGTGGAGGGTGATTGGAGACATGTGGGAGGAAGGGGAGAGGAGGCGTCTTGGCCCCATTGCATCTTTATCTGCAGATGATGGAAGAATTACCGAGGTGTTCATGCTAGACGGCAATGATGTCTTCAG GTATGACTTCGCTTCAAACAGGTGGCTGAAAGAGGCAACCACGAGAAGAAAGATCCCAAACACTGAATCTTGCGGTTTCATACCAATGAACGGGGAACTGTACGTGCTCAGATCTGCAAAAGTTCGTGTTGAAGCCTCTGGTCCGTGGAGGCAGCTGAAGAAGAAGCTAGCTATGGAGTTTCAGGTGTACAACCCTGTGACGAAGAAATGGAGAGTGCTCACCACGCATCCACCTGTTGATGCACCCATTGATTTCAGGACTGCAGCTCTGTGTACAGTTGAGTTGTAG